The following proteins come from a genomic window of Aquimarina sp. MAR_2010_214:
- a CDS encoding peptidase domain-containing ABC transporter translates to MPKFPFYKQAESKDCGPTCIKIIAKHYGRVLNTQKLRSLSETTREGSSLLGLSDAVEEIGFRSLGVKLSLSKLDEVPLPCIVHWNKVHYVVVYKIKTSRKGEMTIYVSDPAHGLITYTKDEFIKAWIGNNADENTEEGVALLVEPTPNFYNDNLDEEDQKFGFKFISKYVFKYKAFLFQLALGLGAGSLLQLITPFLTQSIVDVGIKNQDLNFIYLVLIAMLSLFIGRTLIDVLRSWILLHLSTRINISLISDFFIKLMNLPISYFDVKMTGDLLQRINDHKRIEQILTMSSLNVLFSMVNLIVFSIVLIYYSVPIFGIFAIGSTFYFAWILVFFKKRKKLDYKRFSQISEEQSKVIELVNGMQEIKLHNAEKRKRWNWEFVQAKLFRISIESLALEQYQSVGSSFINELKNILITVFSAKLVIDGDITLGMMLAITAIVGQLNAPISQLINFLRELQDAQISLERLGEIHNKEDEEHPGDEKIRDISANSGFEIKNLSFRYVGADKPVLEDLNLSIPANKITAVVGVSGSGKTTLMKLLLKFYEPDEGQIFIGSHDLHNVSQKAWRDQFGVVMQEGYIFNDTIANNIAVGEDYLDKKKLAHAVDVANIKEFIESLPLSYNTKIGMEGVGLSTGQKQRLFIARSVYKNPKYLFFDEATSALDANNEKVIMEKLDTFFKDKTVMVIAHRLSTVKNAHQIVVLDKGKIVEVGNHESLIKEKGNYYHLVKNQLELGK, encoded by the coding sequence ATGCCTAAATTTCCATTTTACAAACAAGCAGAGTCGAAAGATTGTGGGCCTACTTGTATTAAGATTATCGCAAAACATTATGGAAGAGTTCTCAATACTCAAAAACTTAGATCATTAAGTGAAACCACCAGAGAGGGAAGTTCTCTTCTGGGGCTTAGTGATGCGGTAGAGGAAATAGGTTTTAGGTCCCTGGGGGTAAAACTTTCTTTAAGCAAATTAGACGAGGTACCTCTACCTTGTATTGTACATTGGAACAAAGTACATTATGTAGTCGTCTATAAAATTAAAACCTCACGAAAAGGCGAAATGACCATTTATGTCTCTGACCCTGCTCACGGATTGATTACCTATACAAAAGACGAATTTATAAAAGCATGGATCGGTAATAACGCCGACGAAAACACAGAAGAAGGTGTCGCCTTATTAGTAGAACCTACTCCCAATTTTTATAATGATAACCTGGATGAAGAGGATCAAAAATTTGGGTTTAAGTTTATATCCAAATATGTATTTAAATACAAAGCCTTTCTTTTTCAGCTGGCATTAGGTCTAGGTGCAGGAAGTTTATTACAACTTATTACTCCGTTTTTAACGCAAAGTATAGTCGATGTCGGGATCAAAAATCAAGATCTAAATTTCATATACCTTGTATTGATCGCAATGCTTTCTTTGTTTATTGGTAGAACATTAATCGATGTTTTAAGAAGTTGGATTTTACTCCATCTTAGTACACGTATTAATATATCGCTGATATCAGATTTCTTTATTAAGCTCATGAATCTGCCTATCTCCTATTTTGATGTAAAAATGACGGGGGATCTTTTACAAAGAATTAATGATCACAAGCGAATCGAGCAGATACTAACCATGTCTTCTTTAAACGTGCTATTCTCGATGGTTAATCTTATCGTATTTAGTATCGTTTTGATCTATTATAGCGTTCCTATTTTTGGTATTTTTGCAATAGGAAGTACGTTCTATTTTGCATGGATACTTGTGTTCTTTAAAAAACGTAAAAAACTGGATTACAAACGCTTTTCGCAGATTAGTGAAGAGCAAAGTAAGGTTATCGAACTGGTAAATGGTATGCAGGAAATAAAACTGCATAATGCCGAAAAAAGAAAACGATGGAACTGGGAGTTTGTACAGGCAAAACTGTTTAGAATATCTATTGAGAGTCTAGCTCTGGAGCAGTACCAAAGTGTAGGTTCTTCTTTTATTAATGAATTAAAAAACATTCTCATTACGGTTTTCTCTGCAAAACTGGTTATAGATGGTGATATCACATTAGGTATGATGCTGGCGATTACAGCCATCGTAGGGCAATTAAATGCACCTATCTCTCAATTAATTAATTTCCTAAGAGAACTACAGGATGCACAAATCTCTTTAGAACGTCTGGGAGAAATTCATAATAAAGAAGATGAAGAGCATCCTGGTGATGAAAAGATTAGAGATATCTCGGCAAACTCAGGTTTTGAAATCAAAAATCTTAGTTTTAGATATGTTGGAGCTGATAAACCCGTTTTAGAAGACCTGAATCTTTCTATTCCCGCTAATAAAATCACAGCTGTTGTTGGGGTTAGTGGTAGTGGAAAAACAACACTAATGAAGCTCCTTCTTAAGTTTTATGAGCCGGATGAAGGACAGATTTTTATTGGCTCTCATGATTTACATAATGTATCCCAAAAAGCATGGAGAGATCAATTTGGTGTGGTGATGCAGGAAGGGTATATTTTTAATGATACTATTGCTAATAATATTGCAGTAGGAGAAGATTATCTGGATAAGAAAAAATTAGCACATGCAGTCGATGTTGCTAATATCAAAGAGTTTATCGAATCACTCCCTCTTTCTTATAATACCAAAATAGGGATGGAAGGTGTAGGATTAAGTACCGGACAAAAACAAAGGCTGTTTATAGCTCGGTCGGTATATAAAAACCCTAAATATTTGTTCTTTGATGAAGCCACTTCTGCTCTTGATGCCAATAATGAAAAGGTAATCATGGAAAAACTGGATACCTTCTTTAAAGACAAAACTGTAATGGTGATTGCACATCGATTGAGTACCGTAAAAAATGCACACCAGATTGTTGTTTTAGATAAGGGTAAAATTGTAGAAGTAGGAAATCATGAATCACTAATCAAAGAGAAAGGAAACTATTATCACCTAGTTAAAAATCAACTCGAATTAGGAAAATAA
- a CDS encoding HlyD family secretion protein: MPDTLDEIQLRSEEVQEILTRVPHWMIRWGNLLILVLVLLLLFLSWLVKYPDVIPAEAIITTRIPPQKEYAQTNGKIESLFVKDNQIVPKNTPLAILESSANYKDVFLLKSIVDTIKVNTKSFTFPIDELPVLFLGDIETSYAIFENSYSEYILNKELQPFSNEAIANQTSLSELYRRLESLKAQKKLGKAELEFKRKELQRQKNLFKKGVISAQEFESKELDYLRTKRNYENNDVQLSQINESISNATKTSKGTEINKRKEEINLFKKVLQSFGQLKKTIKDWELQYVLKSDIEGRVSFLNFWTENQTVALGDLVFIIVPSEYSSYLAKIKAPSQNSGKIKVGQTANIRLENFPDDEFGTLKGKVKHISLLPDKDGLYLIDVELPEKLITTYDKEIPFKQEMRGVVEIVTEDLRLIERFFYQFRTLMDK; this comes from the coding sequence ATGCCAGACACTTTAGACGAAATACAATTACGTAGTGAAGAAGTACAGGAAATCCTAACCAGGGTTCCGCATTGGATGATACGATGGGGAAATCTCTTGATTTTGGTATTGGTACTACTGTTATTATTTCTTTCCTGGCTGGTTAAGTATCCCGATGTGATACCTGCAGAAGCGATTATCACTACTCGAATACCACCGCAAAAAGAATATGCCCAAACTAATGGTAAAATTGAATCTCTATTTGTTAAAGACAATCAAATTGTACCCAAAAATACTCCCCTGGCAATATTAGAAAGCAGTGCTAATTATAAAGATGTGTTTTTGCTTAAATCTATTGTAGATACCATCAAAGTAAATACTAAATCATTCACATTTCCTATTGATGAGTTACCGGTTTTATTCCTGGGAGATATCGAAACCAGCTATGCCATATTCGAAAATAGCTATTCTGAGTATATCCTAAATAAAGAATTACAGCCTTTCTCTAATGAAGCTATTGCAAATCAAACCTCTTTATCAGAACTCTACAGACGCCTAGAGAGTCTAAAGGCTCAAAAAAAGCTTGGTAAAGCCGAACTGGAATTTAAACGAAAAGAGCTTCAGCGTCAAAAAAACTTATTTAAAAAAGGGGTAATCTCTGCACAAGAATTCGAAAGTAAAGAGCTCGATTATCTACGAACTAAACGTAATTATGAAAATAACGACGTGCAACTATCTCAAATTAACGAGAGTATTAGTAACGCTACCAAAACGTCTAAAGGTACAGAGATTAACAAGAGAAAAGAAGAAATTAACCTGTTTAAAAAAGTGTTACAGTCCTTTGGGCAATTAAAGAAAACCATTAAAGACTGGGAGTTGCAATACGTGCTTAAATCTGATATCGAAGGTCGTGTTTCTTTCCTTAATTTTTGGACAGAAAATCAAACCGTAGCCCTGGGAGATCTTGTTTTTATTATTGTCCCTTCAGAATATTCTTCTTATCTGGCAAAAATCAAAGCTCCTTCTCAAAATTCGGGAAAAATAAAAGTGGGACAAACTGCTAATATTAGATTAGAAAATTTCCCTGATGATGAATTTGGAACCTTGAAAGGTAAAGTAAAACACATCTCCCTGTTACCAGATAAAGATGGGTTATATCTTATTGATGTTGAATTGCCCGAAAAACTAATTACTACCTATGACAAAGAAATTCCTTTTAAACAAGAAATGAGAGGTGTTGTAGAAATTGTTACCGAAGATCTTCGGCTTATTGAGCGTTTCTTTTATCAGTTTAGAACATTAATGGATAAGTAA
- a CDS encoding DUF4494 domain-containing protein, with amino-acid sequence MSTTWYECKVKYRKIDDSGVQKVTTEPYLVDALSYTEAETRINEEMSAYISEEFKITNIKIANFAEIHPFENSDRWFKSKVALVSYDEESGKERKSSMYLLVQANDVKEAYDNTISMMKDSVSDYTVPAISESPIMDVFPYFSGEEEQLEKAQPKAAAVSSSQEEISEEVDSVEEEILEEVNPSQEEVSEEVNSTQGEISEEVDV; translated from the coding sequence ATGAGCACTACTTGGTATGAATGTAAAGTAAAGTATAGAAAAATAGATGATTCTGGAGTACAGAAAGTTACTACAGAACCTTATTTGGTAGATGCTTTATCCTATACAGAAGCTGAAACCAGAATCAACGAAGAAATGTCAGCATATATTAGTGAAGAATTTAAAATCACGAATATTAAGATTGCAAATTTTGCCGAGATCCATCCTTTTGAAAATTCTGATCGATGGTTTAAATCAAAAGTAGCCTTAGTTTCTTATGATGAAGAAAGTGGTAAAGAAAGAAAGTCGAGTATGTACTTATTAGTACAGGCTAATGATGTAAAAGAAGCCTATGATAATACCATTAGTATGATGAAGGATTCTGTTAGTGATTATACAGTACCGGCAATTTCAGAATCTCCTATCATGGATGTGTTTCCTTATTTCTCAGGTGAGGAGGAACAACTTGAAAAAGCCCAACCTAAAGCAGCAGCAGTTAGTTCTTCTCAAGAAGAAATATCAGAAGAAGTTGATTCTGTTGAGGAAGAAATATTAGAAGAAGTAAACCCTTCTCAGGAAGAAGTTTCAGAAGAGGTTAATTCTACTCAGGGAGAAATATCAGAAGAAGTAGACGTATAA